Proteins encoded by one window of Superficieibacter sp. HKU1:
- the lpxP gene encoding kdo(2)-lipid IV(A) palmitoleoyltransferase, with the protein MARPTFELAFLHPRHWLTWFGLGILWLLVQLPYPFLFWFGSALGRTSQRFLQRRATIANRNIELCFPGMNAQQRKMMIEKNFASLGMALLETGMAWFWSDRRVRKWFDVEGYHYLLEAQRKQKGVMVVGVHFMSLELGGRVMGLCQPMMATYRPHNSPVMEWVQTRGRLRSNKSMIDRHNLKGLVNALKGGEAVWFAPDQDYGPKGSTFAPFFSVENAATTNGTYVISRLSGAEMLTISMVRKDNARGYALHIGQKMEDFPRGSEYEAASYINKMIEHEILRAPEQYLWIHRRFKTRPTGEASLYV; encoded by the coding sequence ATGGCCCGTCCCACGTTTGAACTCGCATTCCTGCACCCGCGTCACTGGCTGACCTGGTTTGGTTTAGGCATTCTCTGGCTGCTGGTCCAGCTTCCTTATCCTTTTTTGTTCTGGTTTGGCTCTGCACTGGGCCGCACGTCACAACGTTTTCTCCAGCGGCGGGCGACTATTGCCAACCGCAATATTGAACTTTGTTTTCCGGGCATGAATGCACAGCAGCGCAAAATGATGATAGAGAAAAATTTTGCCTCGCTGGGAATGGCCCTGCTTGAAACCGGGATGGCCTGGTTCTGGTCGGATCGCCGGGTGCGCAAATGGTTTGATGTCGAAGGTTATCATTATCTGCTGGAAGCACAGCGCAAGCAGAAGGGCGTTATGGTGGTTGGCGTTCATTTTATGTCACTTGAACTGGGCGGTCGGGTCATGGGGCTTTGCCAGCCAATGATGGCCACCTATCGTCCGCACAACAGCCCGGTCATGGAATGGGTGCAAACGCGTGGTCGTCTGCGCTCCAATAAGTCGATGATTGACAGACATAATCTGAAGGGACTGGTTAATGCACTGAAAGGCGGCGAGGCCGTGTGGTTCGCGCCGGATCAGGATTATGGTCCCAAAGGCAGCACCTTCGCGCCTTTCTTCTCAGTCGAAAATGCGGCAACGACCAACGGAACATACGTGATTTCGCGGCTTTCAGGCGCGGAAATGCTGACGATCTCAATGGTACGTAAAGACAACGCTCGCGGTTACGCCCTGCATATCGGACAAAAGATGGAAGATTTTCCGCGCGGGAGTGAATATGAAGCGGCAAGCTACATCAATAAAATGATTGAGCATGAAATTTTACGTGCTCCCGAGCAGTATTTGTGGATCCATCGCCGGTTTAAAACCCGTCCAACGGGCGAAGCGTCGCTTTACGTCTAA
- the menI gene encoding 1,4-dihydroxy-2-naphthoyl-CoA hydrolase — protein sequence MIWKRAVTMEALNAMGTNNMVGLLDIRFEKITDDSLEATMPVDGRTHQPFGLLHGGASVVLTETLGSVAGYLCTAGEQKVVGVEVNANHLRSVRSGRVRGICKALHLGNRHQVWQIEIVDEQGRLCCSSRLTTAVL from the coding sequence ATGATCTGGAAACGGGCGGTGACTATGGAAGCGCTGAACGCCATGGGAACGAATAATATGGTGGGGCTGCTGGATATTCGTTTTGAAAAAATCACGGATGATAGTCTGGAAGCCACGATGCCGGTAGACGGCCGAACCCATCAGCCATTCGGTTTACTCCACGGCGGTGCGTCGGTGGTACTGACCGAGACATTGGGTTCTGTGGCGGGCTACCTGTGCACCGCCGGCGAACAAAAGGTGGTTGGCGTGGAGGTCAATGCCAATCACCTTCGTTCCGTGCGAAGCGGCCGGGTACGCGGCATATGCAAAGCCTTACACCTCGGCAACAGACATCAGGTCTGGCAGATTGAGATCGTGGATGAGCAGGGACGGCTATGCTGTTCATCCCGGCTCACCACCGCCGTGCTATAA